The Branchiostoma lanceolatum isolate klBraLanc5 chromosome 10, klBraLanc5.hap2, whole genome shotgun sequence genome has a window encoding:
- the LOC136442976 gene encoding protein starmaker-like yields MDNSDIAEQGKDQDDRNSTEAATVNMDGEEKERHNNEVRDDKAEERDQKTEQNGGDAETVGQPGETESHNADEKGTDSGDGSVVEERKEDDTALDQETTEENQHGASDNQDKKTREDQRNAVTDAKETAETGKESEDKNENRDETVTSELVVQSTGEENNGGASEKQEGDKEKVETEETSEEKNANSEGTVTGGAMAESTDVEMEGSTNEEQKNGETEEENVEKDSKENSEDAITNGDAVENAEMEKTEPVNGEQGNTGTEDEGKAEPEKEHEEKNENPADADDTKEEEKEQSIVTVTVEVEKLEAENEEKKENGKDTSIDVPEGNEVQSIVTEDEEKEEPKKGTEGKNENNEDTITSGEIAESPEEEKGTPEDKGEAEAEKEIEEKNETSEQTSGEAMEENEVEKTHGTNEEQESGETKDNVNVDAEKASEEKQETSEPMSGDVVKENEVEKTVGANEAEKVGEEKTKLTKTNDEAAEVVDDVVKADGIHEDQESGVTTDKAEVETEKESEEKTESSEDTETNGDEVQSTKVETDKNADAAIDVSVIQNTDATVEENNNDGENRKTDEEKDQRRSVGEDDETNGEKVGEQQGDLVVEGLDNTTKVLNESTEQKNEETADDVEKVASMEKIKAEGDELEKEQTEETQKKQDEDEQEPAEQEEERKQEDSNEKHLTEDEGTKDTEQDNKEAVNKIAESTKEGAEDETAQDKDQNKELDKTQSDKDDYRHTSTGDKDVFKWDKFKVEEKHKERLDIMLDGLATLSARRAIIESTYDSNDVDVKSKARKEDERDVNKPLSTRQTTASYSIRDLKKALDKRAKQIEKVKTSQAKLNMKIKKMRAFSNRKDKVIEEKEKIWEQKQIRIRDAKTSVFETVESETNFDFSLKSLDPLFPKMSQVQTLKLELEDLALEQAFLREQASSLDSNNQAKQREIESLQAAVEALEAEATIKERKSAEMQSLISEHKRNTRELEEQRNNDFEQKNGNNKLSDSAEDTSKSPVKDEEAKEKKDEEQGNQTDNKEEKVDVEEINIEPRVFSPGRKRQLPPLKNKPRVRHLGKLPDVPGWQT; encoded by the coding sequence ATGGACAACAGTGATATAGCTGAGCAAGGCAAAGACCAGGACGACCGTAACAGCACGGAAGCAGCAACTGTAAACATGGACGGCGAAGAGAAGGAAAGACATAACAATGAGGTACGTGACGACAAAGCAGAAGAAAGGGAccagaaaactgaacaaaacGGTGGAGATGCAGAAACTGTAGGGCAGCCAGGGGAAACAGAATCTCACAATGCAGACGAAAAAGGAACAGATAGTGGAGATGGTTCTGTTgttgaagaaaggaaagaagatgatacTGCACTGGACCAAGAAACGACAGAAGAGAACCAGCATGGAGCATCTGACAACCAGGATAAAAAGACAAGGGAAGACCAAAGAAATGCAGTAACTGACGCCAAGGAGACAGCCGAAACAGGTAAAGAAAGCGAGGACAAGAACGAAAACAGAGACGAGACGGTAACGAGTGAGCTCGTTGTACAAAGCACCGGAGAAGAAAATAATGGTGGTGCAAGTGAGAAACAAGAGGGTGATAAGGAAAAGGTCGAAACAGAGGAAACAAGCGAGGAAAAGAATGCAAACAGTGAAGGGACTGTAACAGGCGGAGCCATGGCTGAAAGCACCGATGTCGAAATGGAAGGAAGTACAAATGAAGAACAGAAAAATGGGGAGACTGAAGAGGAAAATGTTGAGAAGGACAGCAAAGAAAACAGCGAAGATGCAATAACAAATGGTGACGCGGTAGAAAACGCCGAAATGGAAAAGACAGAACCGGTAAATGGAGAACAGGGGAATACAGGAACTGAAGATGAGGGAAAAGCTGAGCCAGAAAAAGAACACGAAGAGAAGAACGAAAACCCAGCAGATGCAGACgacacaaaagaagaagaaaaagaacaaagtaTAGTCACTGTGACTGTAGAGGTGGAAAAGCTTGAAGCAGAAAacgaggagaagaaggaaaacgGTAAAGATACGAGTATTGACGTGCCGGAGGGTAACGAAGTGCAAAGTATAGTGACGGAAGATGAAGAAAAGGAGGAACCTAAGAAAGGTACCGAAGGTAAAAATGAGAACAATGAGGATACAATTACAAGTGGTGAAATAGCAGAAAGTCCTGAAGAGGAAAAAGGAACACCGGAAGATAAGGGGGAGGCGGAGGCAGAGAAAGAAATCGAGGAAAAGAATGAAACAAGCGAACAAACGAGTGGCGAGGCGATGGAAGAAAACGAAGTGGAAAAGACACATGGCACAAATGAAGAACAAGAAAGCGGAGAGACCAAAGACAATGTAAATGTTGACGCAGAAAAAGCTAGCGAGGAAAAACAGGAAACCAGCGAGCCAATGAGTGGCGACGTAGTGAAAGAAAACGAAGTGGAAAAGACAGTTGGCGCAAATGAAGCAGAGAAAGTAGGCGAGGAAAAGACCAAGCTCACTAAAACTAATGACGAGGCAGCAGAAGTTGTTGATGATGTAGTGAAAGCAGATGGCATACATGAAGATCAAGAGAGTGGAGTGACTACAGATAAAGCTGAGGTTGAAACAGAGAAGGAGAGCGAGGAAAAGACTGAAAGCAGCGAAGATACGGAAACGAACGGAGACGAGGTACAAAGCACCAAAGTAGAAACTGACAAAAATGCCGATGCTGCAATAGATGTGTCGGTCATTCAAAACACTGATGCCACTGTCGAGGAGAACAACAATGACGGAGAAAATAGAAAAACAGACGAGGAAAAGGACCAACGTCGGTCGGTGGGCGAAGATGACGAAACAAATGGCGAGAAGGTTGGTGAACAACAGGGCGACCTTGTCGTTGAAGGGCTGGATAATACGACAAAGGTTCTTAATGAGTCTACCGAGCAGAAAAACGAAGAGACAGCAGATGATGTAGAAAAAGTGGCATCTATGGAGAAGATCAAAGCAGAAGGAGATGAACTGGAGAAAGAGCAGACAGAAGAGACACAGAAGAAGCAAGATGAAGATGAGCAGGAGCCCGCAGAACAGGAAGAGGAAAGAAAACAGGAGGATTCAAATGAAAAACATCTAACAGAAGATGAGGGGACAAAGGATACAGAACAGGATAACAAGGAAGCTGTTAACAAAATAGCAGAGTCAACCAAAGAAGGAGCCGAGGATGAAACAGCACAAGATAAAGATCAAAACAAAGAATTGGATAAAACACAAAGTGACAAAGATGATTACCGTCACACAAGCACTGGTGATAAAGATGTATTCAAATGGGATAAATTCAAAGTTGAGGAAAAACACAAGGAACGGCTGGATATCATGCTGGACGGTCTAGCGACGTTATCAGCCCGTCGAGCTATCATAGAAAGCACATATGATTCAAATGACGTTGACGTGAAAAGTAAAGCGAGGAAAGAAGATGAACGCGATGTCAACAAGCCCCTCTCTACAAGACAGACCACTGCATCGTACAGCATACGCGATTTGAAGAAAGCTTTGGACAAGAGAGCAAAGCAAATAGAGAAAGTCAAGACTTCACAGGCGAAGTTAAACATGAAGATAAAGAAGATGCGAGCTTTCTCAAATCGCAAAGATAAAGTAATCGAAGAGAAGGAAAAAATCTGGGAGCAAAAGCAGATTCGAATTCGTGACGCCAAAACATCCGTTTTTGAGACCGTTGAGTCTGAAACAAATTTCGATTTTTCTCTTAAATCTCTGGATCCACTCTTTCCAAAAATGAGCCAAGTCCAGACACTAAAGCTGGAGCTAGAAGACTTGGCGTTGGAGCAGGCTTTCCTTCGTGAGCAAGCGTCGTCCCTCGATTCAAACAACCAGGCGAAACAACGGGAAATTGAATCCCTACAAGCTGCCGTGGAGGCCTTAGAAGCTGAAGCCACGATTAAGGAACGGAAATCGGCGGAGATGCAGTCTTTGATAAGTGAGCACAAGAGGAATACTCGTGAGCTTGAAGAGCAGAGGAATAATGACTTTGAACAAAAGAACGGCAATAACAAGTTGTCGGATAGCGCAGAAGACACCTCCAAGTCTCCTGTTAAAGACGAAGAAGCTAAGGAGAAGAAAGACGAGGAGCAAGGAAACCAAACAGATAATAAAGAGGAGAAAGTTGACGTGGAGGAAATTAACATTGAGCCGAGAGTGTTCTCGCCCGGGAGAAAGCGACAACTACCGCCGCTAAAGAACAAACCAAGAGTTCGTCATCTTGGGAAGCTGCCGGATGTCCCGGGATGGCAGACATAG